From one Diachasmimorpha longicaudata isolate KC_UGA_2023 chromosome 8, iyDiaLong2, whole genome shotgun sequence genomic stretch:
- the LOC135165656 gene encoding uncharacterized protein LOC135165656 isoform X2: MVEGGKNGKRERRRRKRRKPEETRQRNAKLASLTHESRGTRTRRRTNGGSLSSRGSAGMQCGLCAVLAGLFRRAMCIAGSRRGSGESCYQELTTEQQIMIDQKTCEVGVTITSATPERTGSFTHRCVQDVIPEVRFHEHEKNGATSVIVISFVAKTSSAEIAVDSPEENALFARISEEATLPSSGVLPPVQSAPEAVEEVETDVTRRFSTTERLLIDSLDIGEDRKKHTGRFLTMYKRRRKRLTTRSLNQEPGLLDDIFHGQVQCILQRAGHWRFNAFTLETVSGGRSLPVMCVHLFQWYGLLQQFNLDVVRVWKLFALIEEGYHSTNPYHNSIHATDVTQAMHCFLQENKIRKNLSGLEIMASLIAAVTHDLDHPGVNQPFLVATSNHLATLYENTSVLENHHWRSAIACLLESGISEQLSPEIRPELQRYISSLILATDITRQQEFLTRFRTYLDTNSLDMERAEDRHFILQISLKCADISNPCRPWDISRKWAYKVCEEFFRQGDYERQLNLPVTPLCDRSSISIPKIQVGFFEFVVTPLYEEWNRFLGEGLSITLMSHLLVNGKRWEGLITQENADETKTEMSDLEEVPNSPSSEEEIPQEESGSVEILTIELPSQSANTRMERRHSVPMHTNTLAPPPRVIRRDSVPCAHGRSKLPLLKLDDQSLHPLSSLSLVSSKSSLLETTTNNSTGERPVSAENLLPETSIASITSNVEAARLCTILQPEVQKSSQSKQLTRQQTFPPLQPYVRIRYMSTTVEMSKCLTETLMEAESPPSSNSTSPSRDRSAGGRRERKISSRSYTVDHSRRRESAFADFNRLNVESAMTGEQRRRHSVQGMKGDETGKHRHKRPSSAQETDPAQFYANLTGGSRARQKSSGSDSRPVSRSDSERQWSLEESAGEDQGSGDRCMPLVGSALEKMKEGEMRRFSTPVTEVKVSGEGGARRFTTIPVTSDLPTHKVFFIGSPPESPPRLKSVSSSSDSGSEPRRSIGETSCEGSVFVGGKRDSEGGRHKGGKMMKMSDDGRMKENVDPRGSEEGKCPATRRTSQGWARRRGSAPVGLMSRLDDVSVTVTTRIDTNARRGSVPADITDHQTLKSGGSFRSALGLKKENLPVIRRSSLPHEAALSSILGFQTTDDRENFPANNNNNNNHGSNNNAPTIGMPSPRRGSVPADISELRRDLFGRNSVNGKTRNRKKTLKRRSSGGPEMFAGNTDDNENGKWSGWKRELSKRDSIPEPSVKRRGSLPVEMVSISHAER; the protein is encoded by the exons ATGGTTGAAGGGGGAAAAAACGGAAAGCGCGAGCGGCGTCGACGAAAGAGACGAAAGCCCGAGGAGACGCGTCAGAGGAACGCCAAACTGGCGTCTTTAACGCACGAGTCACGGGGGACTCGGACCCGTCGACGCACCAACGGCGGTTCACTCTCGAGTCGCGGTAGTGCAGGGATGCAGTGCGGCCTTTGCGCCGTACTCGCTGGCCTCTTCAGACGCGCCATGTGCATTGCCGGTAGCAGGCGGGGATCTGGTGAATCTTGTTATCAAGAATTAACCACTGAACAGCAAATTATGATTGATCAGAAGACATGCGAGGTGGGAGTGACAATCACTAGCGCAACCCCGGAGAGAACGGGATCGTTCACGCACAGATGTGTACAAGATGTCATTCCTGAGGTGAGATTCCATGAGCATGAGAAAAATGGGGCGACTTCAGTTATTGTTATTTCATTTGTGGCAAAA ACATCGAGTGCAGAAATCGCTGTTGATAGCCCAGAGGAGAATGCACTGTTCGCCCGAATTTCTG AAGAGGCTACGCTTCCGTCCTCAGGGGTTTTGCCCCCAGTGCAATCAGCCCCCGAGGCCGTCGAGGAGGTGGAGACGGATGTGACACGGCGTTTCTCAACGACAGAACGTCTGTTGATAGATAGTTTGGATATCGGTGAGGATCGAAAGAAGCACACTGGCAGATTTCTCACTATGTACAAGAGACGACGTAAACGCTTAACAACGAGATCTCTGAATCAGGAGCCAGGACTGCTAGACGATATTTTTCATGGACAAGTGCag TGCATTTTGCAGAGGGCCGGCCACTGGCGCTTCAACGCTTTCACCCTGGAGACTGTATCGGGAG GTCGTTCGCTGCCAGTAATGTGCGTCCACCTGTTTCAATGGTACGGTCTATTGCAACAATTCAATTTGGACGTAGTCAGGGTGTGGAAGCTATTCG CCCTTATTGAGGAGGGCTATCACAGTACAAATCCTTATCACAATAGCATACACGCCACTGACGTCACGCAGGCGATGCATTGTTTTCTGCAGGAGAACAAA ATAAGGAAAAATCTCAGTGGTTTAGAGATTATGGCCTCTCTAATAGCCGCCGTCACCCACGATCTCGATCATCCTGGGGTCAACCAGCCGTTCCTAGTCGCAACCAGCAATCATTTGGCTACTCTGTACGag AATACATCAGTATTGGAAAATCATCACTGGAGGTCGGCAATTGCTTGTTTACTCGAGAGCGGTATTTCCGAGCAGTTGTCACCCGAAATCCGGCCGGAGCTTCAGCGATACATCAGCTCATTGATCCTCGCTACTGATATCACGAGGCAACAGGAGTTTTTAACTCGTTTTAGG ACATATCTGGACACAAACAGCCTCGACATGGAGCGTGCAGAAGACCGCCACTTCATTCTCCAGATATCCCTGAAATGCGCGGATATTTCGAATCCCTGCCGGCCATGGGACATATCCCGGAAATGGGCGTACAAAGTGTGCGAAGAATTCTTCAGACAGGGTGACTACGAACGCCAGCTGAACCTACCGGTGACTCCCCTCTGTGATCGTTCCTCAATCAGTATCCCTAAGATACAGGTAGGTTTCTTCGAGTTCGTAGTCACACCCCTCTACGAAGAATGGAATCGCTTCCTCGGTGAAGGTCTCAGTATAACACTGATGAGCCACTTGCTGGTGAATGGCAAACGGTGGGAAGGCCTGATCACTCAGGAGAACGCGGATGAGACGAAAACGGAGATGTCGGATCTGGAGGAAGTGCCAAACTCCCCCAGCTCCGAGGAGGAGATACCGCAAGAAGAGTCGGGAAGCGTTGAAATACTGACAATTGAGCTGCCGAGCCAGAGTGCAAACACACGGATGGAGAGACGTCACTCGGTTCCAATGCACACAAATACTCTGGCCCCACCTCCGAGAGTCATACGACGGGACAGCGTTCCCTGCGCCCACGGCAGATCAAAGTTACCTCTCCTCAAACTGGATGACCAGAGCCTCCATCCCCTGAGTTCGCTGTCTCTGGTGTCTTCGAAGTCCTCACTTCTGGAGACCACCACTAATAACAGCACAGGTGAGCGTCCAGTCTCGGCGGAGAATCTTCTTCCGGAGACGAGCATCGCCAGTATTACCAGTAACGTCGAGGCCGCTCGACTATGCACTATTCTCCAGCCTGAAGTCCAGAAATCGTCCCAGAGCAAACAACTGACTCGTCAGCAGACTTTCCCACCGCTGCAGCCCTACGTCAGAATTCGGTACATGTCGACGACAGTGGAGATGTCCAAATGTCTGACGGAGACGCTGATGGAGGCGGAGTCACCACCTTCGTCGAACTCTACGAGTCCATCCAGAGATAGATCGGCGGGTGGACGCCGAGAGAGGAAAATCAGTTCGCGATCTTATACGGTTGACCACAGCAGGAGGCGGGAGTCAGCATTTGCTGACTTCAATCGTTTGAATGTCGAGTCTGCGATGACTGGTGAACAACGGCGGAGGCACTCCGTGCAGGGAATGAAAGGGGATGAGACTGGCAAGCATCGCCACAAGCGGCCGTCATCGGCACAGGAAACCGATCCAGCTCAGTTCTACGCAAATTTGACTGGTGGATCCAGAGCGAGACAAAAGTCCAGTGGAAGTGACTCAAGACCAGTGTCCAGGTCGGACTCAGAGAGACAGTGGAGCCTGGAGGAATCTGCTGGCGAGGATCAGGGCTCTGGGGATCGGTGTATGCCTCTTGTGGGGAGCGCTTTGGAGAAGATGAAGGAGGGTGAGATGAGACGGTTCTCCACACCGGTTACTGAGGTCAAGGTTTCGGGGGAGGGCGGAGCGAGGAGGTTTACCACTATTCCGGTCACCTCGGATTTGCCGACACATAAGGTGTTCTTCATTGGAAGCCCTCCGGAATCGCCGCCGAGACTCAAGAGTGTTTCATCGAGCAGTGACAGTGGAAGTGAACCTAGGAGGAGTATTGGGGAGACTTCTTGCGAGGGTAGTGTTTTTGTGGGGGGAAAACGGGACTCAGAGGGTGGAAGGCATAAAGGCGGGAAGATGATGAAGATGAGTGACGATGGGAGGATGAAGGAGAACGTCGATCCCAGGGGGAGTGAGGAGGGAAAATGCCCGGCAACCAGGCGCACGTCGCAG GGATGGGCGAGGAGAAGGGGCTCAGCGCCAGTGGGGCTGATGTCCAGACTCGATGACGTGTCAGTTACAGTCACCACGAGGATTGACACTAACGCACGTAGAGGATCAGTACCTGCTGACATTACTGACCACCAAA CACTCAAATCGGGGGGGTCATTTAGATCGGCATTGGGACTGAAAAAAGAGAATTTACCAGTGATCAGACGATCGAGTCTTCCACACGAGGCTGCCCTGAGCAGTATATTAGGTTTTCAAACgactg ATGATAGAGAAAACTTTCCCGCGAATAACAACAATAACAACAATCACGGCAGCAACAATAATGCCCCAACAATTGGTATGCCGTCACCTCGACGAGGCTCAGTACCAGCCGACATATCAGAATTGCGTCGTGATTTATTCGGTCGGAATAGTGTTAATGGAAAGACTCGTAATCGTAAAAAAACACTAAAGAGACGGAGCAGTGGGGGTCCAGAGATGTTCGCTGGTAATACCGATGACAATGAGAATGGAAAATGGAGTGGCTGGAAGAGGGAACTATCCAAGAGGGACTCAATACCAGAGCCAAGTGTCAAACGACGTGGCTCACTACCCGTTGAGATGGTTTCCATATCACATGCTG
- the LOC135165656 gene encoding uncharacterized protein LOC135165656 isoform X1 encodes MVEGGKNGKRERRRRKRRKPEETRQRNAKLASLTHESRGTRTRRRTNGGSLSSRGSAGMQCGLCAVLAGLFRRAMCIAGSRRGSGESCYQELTTEQQIMIDQKTCEVGVTITSATPERTGSFTHRCVQDVIPEVRFHEHEKNGATSVIVISFVAKTSSAEIAVDSPEENALFARISEEATLPSSGVLPPVQSAPEAVEEVETDVTRRFSTTERLLIDSLDIGEDRKKHTGRFLTMYKRRRKRLTTRSLNQEPGLLDDIFHGQVQCILQRAGHWRFNAFTLETVSGGRSLPVMCVHLFQWYGLLQQFNLDVVRVWKLFALIEEGYHSTNPYHNSIHATDVTQAMHCFLQENKIRKNLSGLEIMASLIAAVTHDLDHPGVNQPFLVATSNHLATLYENTSVLENHHWRSAIACLLESGISEQLSPEIRPELQRYISSLILATDITRQQEFLTRFRTYLDTNSLDMERAEDRHFILQISLKCADISNPCRPWDISRKWAYKVCEEFFRQGDYERQLNLPVTPLCDRSSISIPKIQVGFFEFVVTPLYEEWNRFLGEGLSITLMSHLLVNGKRWEGLITQENADETKTEMSDLEEVPNSPSSEEEIPQEESGSVEILTIELPSQSANTRMERRHSVPMHTNTLAPPPRVIRRDSVPCAHGRSKLPLLKLDDQSLHPLSSLSLVSSKSSLLETTTNNSTGERPVSAENLLPETSIASITSNVEAARLCTILQPEVQKSSQSKQLTRQQTFPPLQPYVRIRYMSTTVEMSKCLTETLMEAESPPSSNSTSPSRDRSAGGRRERKISSRSYTVDHSRRRESAFADFNRLNVESAMTGEQRRRHSVQGMKGDETGKHRHKRPSSAQETDPAQFYANLTGGSRARQKSSGSDSRPVSRSDSERQWSLEESAGEDQGSGDRCMPLVGSALEKMKEGEMRRFSTPVTEVKVSGEGGARRFTTIPVTSDLPTHKVFFIGSPPESPPRLKSVSSSSDSGSEPRRSIGETSCEGSVFVGGKRDSEGGRHKGGKMMKMSDDGRMKENVDPRGSEEGKCPATRRTSQGWARRRGSAPVGLMSRLDDVSVTVTTRIDTNARRGSVPADITDHQTLKSGGSFRSALGLKKENLPVIRRSSLPHEAALSSILGFQTTDDRENFPANNNNNNNHGSNNNAPTIGMPSPRRGSVPADISELRRDLFGRNSVNGKTRNRKKTLKRRSSGGPEMFAGNTDDNENGKWSGWKRELSKRDSIPEPSVKRRGSLPVEMVSISHAGIGGTRKSSLWRL; translated from the exons ATGGTTGAAGGGGGAAAAAACGGAAAGCGCGAGCGGCGTCGACGAAAGAGACGAAAGCCCGAGGAGACGCGTCAGAGGAACGCCAAACTGGCGTCTTTAACGCACGAGTCACGGGGGACTCGGACCCGTCGACGCACCAACGGCGGTTCACTCTCGAGTCGCGGTAGTGCAGGGATGCAGTGCGGCCTTTGCGCCGTACTCGCTGGCCTCTTCAGACGCGCCATGTGCATTGCCGGTAGCAGGCGGGGATCTGGTGAATCTTGTTATCAAGAATTAACCACTGAACAGCAAATTATGATTGATCAGAAGACATGCGAGGTGGGAGTGACAATCACTAGCGCAACCCCGGAGAGAACGGGATCGTTCACGCACAGATGTGTACAAGATGTCATTCCTGAGGTGAGATTCCATGAGCATGAGAAAAATGGGGCGACTTCAGTTATTGTTATTTCATTTGTGGCAAAA ACATCGAGTGCAGAAATCGCTGTTGATAGCCCAGAGGAGAATGCACTGTTCGCCCGAATTTCTG AAGAGGCTACGCTTCCGTCCTCAGGGGTTTTGCCCCCAGTGCAATCAGCCCCCGAGGCCGTCGAGGAGGTGGAGACGGATGTGACACGGCGTTTCTCAACGACAGAACGTCTGTTGATAGATAGTTTGGATATCGGTGAGGATCGAAAGAAGCACACTGGCAGATTTCTCACTATGTACAAGAGACGACGTAAACGCTTAACAACGAGATCTCTGAATCAGGAGCCAGGACTGCTAGACGATATTTTTCATGGACAAGTGCag TGCATTTTGCAGAGGGCCGGCCACTGGCGCTTCAACGCTTTCACCCTGGAGACTGTATCGGGAG GTCGTTCGCTGCCAGTAATGTGCGTCCACCTGTTTCAATGGTACGGTCTATTGCAACAATTCAATTTGGACGTAGTCAGGGTGTGGAAGCTATTCG CCCTTATTGAGGAGGGCTATCACAGTACAAATCCTTATCACAATAGCATACACGCCACTGACGTCACGCAGGCGATGCATTGTTTTCTGCAGGAGAACAAA ATAAGGAAAAATCTCAGTGGTTTAGAGATTATGGCCTCTCTAATAGCCGCCGTCACCCACGATCTCGATCATCCTGGGGTCAACCAGCCGTTCCTAGTCGCAACCAGCAATCATTTGGCTACTCTGTACGag AATACATCAGTATTGGAAAATCATCACTGGAGGTCGGCAATTGCTTGTTTACTCGAGAGCGGTATTTCCGAGCAGTTGTCACCCGAAATCCGGCCGGAGCTTCAGCGATACATCAGCTCATTGATCCTCGCTACTGATATCACGAGGCAACAGGAGTTTTTAACTCGTTTTAGG ACATATCTGGACACAAACAGCCTCGACATGGAGCGTGCAGAAGACCGCCACTTCATTCTCCAGATATCCCTGAAATGCGCGGATATTTCGAATCCCTGCCGGCCATGGGACATATCCCGGAAATGGGCGTACAAAGTGTGCGAAGAATTCTTCAGACAGGGTGACTACGAACGCCAGCTGAACCTACCGGTGACTCCCCTCTGTGATCGTTCCTCAATCAGTATCCCTAAGATACAGGTAGGTTTCTTCGAGTTCGTAGTCACACCCCTCTACGAAGAATGGAATCGCTTCCTCGGTGAAGGTCTCAGTATAACACTGATGAGCCACTTGCTGGTGAATGGCAAACGGTGGGAAGGCCTGATCACTCAGGAGAACGCGGATGAGACGAAAACGGAGATGTCGGATCTGGAGGAAGTGCCAAACTCCCCCAGCTCCGAGGAGGAGATACCGCAAGAAGAGTCGGGAAGCGTTGAAATACTGACAATTGAGCTGCCGAGCCAGAGTGCAAACACACGGATGGAGAGACGTCACTCGGTTCCAATGCACACAAATACTCTGGCCCCACCTCCGAGAGTCATACGACGGGACAGCGTTCCCTGCGCCCACGGCAGATCAAAGTTACCTCTCCTCAAACTGGATGACCAGAGCCTCCATCCCCTGAGTTCGCTGTCTCTGGTGTCTTCGAAGTCCTCACTTCTGGAGACCACCACTAATAACAGCACAGGTGAGCGTCCAGTCTCGGCGGAGAATCTTCTTCCGGAGACGAGCATCGCCAGTATTACCAGTAACGTCGAGGCCGCTCGACTATGCACTATTCTCCAGCCTGAAGTCCAGAAATCGTCCCAGAGCAAACAACTGACTCGTCAGCAGACTTTCCCACCGCTGCAGCCCTACGTCAGAATTCGGTACATGTCGACGACAGTGGAGATGTCCAAATGTCTGACGGAGACGCTGATGGAGGCGGAGTCACCACCTTCGTCGAACTCTACGAGTCCATCCAGAGATAGATCGGCGGGTGGACGCCGAGAGAGGAAAATCAGTTCGCGATCTTATACGGTTGACCACAGCAGGAGGCGGGAGTCAGCATTTGCTGACTTCAATCGTTTGAATGTCGAGTCTGCGATGACTGGTGAACAACGGCGGAGGCACTCCGTGCAGGGAATGAAAGGGGATGAGACTGGCAAGCATCGCCACAAGCGGCCGTCATCGGCACAGGAAACCGATCCAGCTCAGTTCTACGCAAATTTGACTGGTGGATCCAGAGCGAGACAAAAGTCCAGTGGAAGTGACTCAAGACCAGTGTCCAGGTCGGACTCAGAGAGACAGTGGAGCCTGGAGGAATCTGCTGGCGAGGATCAGGGCTCTGGGGATCGGTGTATGCCTCTTGTGGGGAGCGCTTTGGAGAAGATGAAGGAGGGTGAGATGAGACGGTTCTCCACACCGGTTACTGAGGTCAAGGTTTCGGGGGAGGGCGGAGCGAGGAGGTTTACCACTATTCCGGTCACCTCGGATTTGCCGACACATAAGGTGTTCTTCATTGGAAGCCCTCCGGAATCGCCGCCGAGACTCAAGAGTGTTTCATCGAGCAGTGACAGTGGAAGTGAACCTAGGAGGAGTATTGGGGAGACTTCTTGCGAGGGTAGTGTTTTTGTGGGGGGAAAACGGGACTCAGAGGGTGGAAGGCATAAAGGCGGGAAGATGATGAAGATGAGTGACGATGGGAGGATGAAGGAGAACGTCGATCCCAGGGGGAGTGAGGAGGGAAAATGCCCGGCAACCAGGCGCACGTCGCAG GGATGGGCGAGGAGAAGGGGCTCAGCGCCAGTGGGGCTGATGTCCAGACTCGATGACGTGTCAGTTACAGTCACCACGAGGATTGACACTAACGCACGTAGAGGATCAGTACCTGCTGACATTACTGACCACCAAA CACTCAAATCGGGGGGGTCATTTAGATCGGCATTGGGACTGAAAAAAGAGAATTTACCAGTGATCAGACGATCGAGTCTTCCACACGAGGCTGCCCTGAGCAGTATATTAGGTTTTCAAACgactg ATGATAGAGAAAACTTTCCCGCGAATAACAACAATAACAACAATCACGGCAGCAACAATAATGCCCCAACAATTGGTATGCCGTCACCTCGACGAGGCTCAGTACCAGCCGACATATCAGAATTGCGTCGTGATTTATTCGGTCGGAATAGTGTTAATGGAAAGACTCGTAATCGTAAAAAAACACTAAAGAGACGGAGCAGTGGGGGTCCAGAGATGTTCGCTGGTAATACCGATGACAATGAGAATGGAAAATGGAGTGGCTGGAAGAGGGAACTATCCAAGAGGGACTCAATACCAGAGCCAAGTGTCAAACGACGTGGCTCACTACCCGTTGAGATGGTTTCCATATCACATGCTG